AACACAGATTTAGTGTTCATCTTCGGGTATAACCCGGCGGATTCCCACCCGATCGTGGCGAATCACGTGATTAACGCTAAACGTAACGGGGCGAAAATCATCGTCTGCGATCCGCGCAAAATTGAAACCGCGCGTATTGCCGACATGCACATCGCGTTGAAAAACGGCTCGAACATCGCGCTGCTCAACGCCATGGGTCATGTCATCATCGAAGAAAAACTGTACGACCAGGCGTTCGTCGCCTCCCGTACGGAAGGATTCGAAGAGTACAGCAAGATTGTCGAAGGCTACACGCCGGAGTCCGTCGAAGATATCACTGGCGTTAGCGCGCAGGATATTCGTCAGGCTGCACGTATGTATGCCACGGCAAAAAGCGCGGCTATCCTGTGGGGTATGGGTGTTACCCAGTTCTATCAGGGCGTGGAAACCGTGCGTTCACTGACCAGCCTCGCAATGCTGACCGGCAACCTCGGTAAGCCAAGCGTGGGCGTTAACCCGGTTCGTGGTCAGAACAACGTTCAGGGCGCATGCGATATGGGCGCGCTGCCGGATACCTATCCGGGCTATCAGTACGTTAAGTTCCCGGAAAACCGCGAGAAATTCGCTAAAGCCTGGGGCGTGGAAAGTCTTCCTGCACATACCGGTTATCGCATCAGCGAACTGCCGCACCGTGCTGCGCATGGCGAAGTCCGCGCGGCGTACATCATGGGTGAAGATCCATTACAGACCGATGCTGAACTCTCCGCAGTGCGCAAAGGCTTTGAGGATCTGGAACTGGTCATCGTGCAGGATATCTTCATGACCAAAACCGCCGCTGCCGCAGACGTTATTTTACCGTCTACGTCATGGGGTGAGCATGAAGGCGTATTCTCCGCGGCTGACCGTGGCTTCCAGCGCTTCTTTAAAGCCGTTGAGCCGAAGTGGGATCTGAAAACGGACTGGCAGATTATCAGTGAAATCGCCACCCGTATGGGCTATCCGATGCACTACAACAACACCCAGGAAATCTGGGACGAGTTGCGTCATCTGTGCCCGGATTTCTACGGTGCCACTTACGAGAAAATGGGCGAGCTGGGTTATATCCAGTGGCCTTGCCGCGACACCTCAGAAGCCGATCAGGGGACGTCTTATCTCTTTAAAGAGAAGTTCGACACCCCGAACGGCCTGGCGCAGTTCTTCACCTGCGACTGGGTAGCGCCAATCGACAAACTCACCCCAGAGTACCCAATGGTACTGTCTACGGTGCGTGAAGTCGGCCACTACTCTTGCCGTTCGATGACCGGTAACTGTGCGGCGCTGGCCGCGCTGGCGGATGAACCGGGCTATGCCCAGATCAACACCGCCGACGCAGAACGCCTGGGCATCCAGGACGAAGAACTGGTGTGGGTTAACTCGCGTAAAGGTCGGGTCATTACCCGTGCGGCAGTCAGCGATCGTCCAAACAAAGGCGCGATTTACATGACCTACCAGTGGTGGATTGGCGCATGTAATGAGCTGGTAACCGAGAACTTAAGCCCGATTACCAAAACGCCAGAGTATAAGTACTGTGCCGTTAACGTTGAACGCATTGCCGATCAGCGCGCTGCCGAGCAGTATGTTATTGATGAGTACAACAAGCTGAAAGCCAGTCTGCGCGAAAGCGCGATGGGTTAGTCCGTTTACGTACCTGTTCTGCAACAGCCTCCGCCCGGAGGCTGTTTTTTTATCCATACGATCTCTTTATACTGTTCATTCCGTACCCTAAATAAAACTCAAAATGAAACAACTCATTGCATTGATGTTCTTTATGACATTCTTTGCCCATGCCAGTGATACTGAGCCAGGAAGCCAGTACTTACAGGCCGCTGAGGCAGGGGACCGTCGCGCACAGTACTTTCTTGCCGATACCTGGTTCAGTTCGGGCGATTTGAGCAAAGCCGAGTATTGGGCGCAAAAAGCCGCCGACAATGGCGATGCCGACGCCTGCGCGCTCCTGGCGCAAATCAAAATTACGAATCCGGTCAGTCTGGATTACCCCCAAGCCAAAACGCTGGCGGAAAAGGCAGCCAAAGCGGGCAGTAAAGCGGGAGAACTGACCCTGGCGCGGATTCTGGTCAACACCCAGGCAGGACACACAGATTACCCCAAAGCCATTACCTTGCTGCAAAACGCCTCTGAAGATCTGGAAAATGACTCCGCCGTCGACGCGCAAATGCTGCTCGGGCTGATTTACGCCAACGGCGTGGGGATCCCCGCAGACGATGAAAAAGCGACATGGTATTTCAAACGCAGCTCCGCCATCTCCCGCACCGGTTATTCCGAGTACTGGGCCGGAATGATGTTCTTAAACGGCGAGCAGGGTTTTATCGTGAAGAATAAACAGAAGGCGCTACACTGGCTGAATCTGAGCTGTATGGAAGGGTTCGATACCGGCTGTGAAGAGTTTGAAAAGTTAACAAACGGGTAATGGTTTGCATTGCCGGATGGCGGCATAAACGCCTTATCCGGCCTACAGTTCACCGTCTTCCGTAGGCCGGATAAGCGCAGCGCCATCCGGCAATCTTTCATTAATTAATGATTAGCGGTCTTATCAAATTTACCCAGCATCTCGCGCTCGTAAGCCAGCGCCTTCTTGCGGTCAAATTTGTGCTCCCACTTGGCGATAACCAGCACCGCCAGCGCATTCCCCACCACATTCAGCGCGGTACGCGCCATGTCGAGGATACGGTCAACACCGGCAATAAACGCCAGGCCTTCCAGCGGGATCCCCACGCTGCCAAGCGTAGCCAGCAGTACCACGAAGGAGACGCCCGGCACGCCCGCAATCCCTTTCGAGGTCACCATCAACGTCAACACCAGCACGATTTCCTGCCACAGCGACAGGTCGATACCATACAGCTGCGCAATAAAGATCGCGGCAATACTCTGGTACAGCGTTGAACCATCAAGGTTGAATGAGTAGCCGGTCGGCACCACAAAGCTGGTGATTGAAGCCGGTGCGCCATAGGCTTCCATCTTCTCGATAATACGCGGCAGTACGCTCTCGGAACTGGCGGTAGAGTAAGCCAGAATCAGCTCATCTTTCAAAATGCGGATCAGGATCCAGATGCTCAGACCGCAGATACGCGCCACAATCCCCAGCACCACCAGCGCGAAGAACAGGATGGCAAAATGTACCAACAGCACCAGTTTCGCCAGCGGCCACAGTGAGGCAAAACCGAAGTTCGCGACGGTCACAGCAATCAGCGCAAAAACACCGACTGGCGCATAACGCATCACCATGTGGGTCACTTTAAACATGGTTTCTGAAATCGAGCGGAACACAGTCACCAGCGGCTCGCGGTGGGTTGCTGGTAGTGAAGACAAGCCTAAACCAAACAGCACCGAGAAGAAGATAATCGGCAACATATCGCCTTTCGCCATCGACGCGACGATATTAGTCGGCACCAGCGACACAATCGTGCCCATCAGGCCATGCGCGTGGCTCTGCACTTCTGCGGTGGTATTTTGATATTTCGAAATATCCACGGTCGCCAGTTGCGACATATCAATCCCGGAACCCGGCTGGAAAACATTCGCCAGCGTGATGCCAAGAATAATCGCTACGGTGGTGATCACTTCGAAATAGAGAATGGTTTTGGCGCCAATACGGCCCAGCTGTTTTGCATCACCCACCCCGGCAATACCAACCACCAGCGTGGAGATAACAATCGGCACGACGATCATTTTGATCAGATGGATAAAGATATCGCCCGCCGGAGACAGCAGGTTGACCACCAGCCATTCGCGGCTGTCGCTATGGTAATGCAGGTAACTCCCTAGCAGAATGCCCAGCACCATGGCGATTAGAATCTGCCATGCCAGGCTGACTTTCAAATTTTTCATAACAACGGACTTCCTCGATGGAGCGCTATTCCACATGCGGTGTGTGGGAATAGTACATACTGAAAGGGTATGAATTGTGTTGCGTTCGTTTATGGAGTTTTTTAACGCTTATTATCATTATCATCTGCATGGCATTCCGCGCAACCCTCTAAGAACAGGGCTTTTGGCTGAATTTATGCATAAAAATGCAATTTTATCGCGGTATTGATGAATAACTTTTTGTTATAAAAGAATTTTAATATGTTCAAAAATGAAGAAGTCATAGCGTGAGTTTTTTTCGCTCACCTGTTCGTTTGCCTGTTTTTTAAACAGGCAAAATGATACAAATCACAAATAAAACAAATTTATTTTTGCCGATTCTGCAACAACTTCGCCATATTAATAGAGTCAACGAGCTGTGCCCGGTTCACCCTCGGCGAGTTTAAATCCATAACTTTTTGCCAAACTGAAATAGCCTGGGCGTAGTCTGCCTGCATAAACGCATCTGAGGCTAACAACATCAGCGCGGTGACCTCTGCCGGGTCCAGCGCCAAGGCCTTATCAATCATCTCGCGAGTGGGCGGCGCCATATGTTGTCCGGCCTGGTAATACAATACCGTTGCCATCGCTGAATAGATCTCAGCATTTTCACCGCCGACACGCAGCGCCTGCTCGTAGGCCAGCAGCGCATTATGATACGCGTTTTGCCAAAGATAGTACTCCCCGAGTTGCGCCCATTTCACGCCGTCCCGTGGATTGGCTCGAATCTGCGATTGCAGAAAAAGCAACTGTTTTTCCTGAATATTTTCATCAGAGAAAGCATGTAAAGGGTCCGCCAGTCGCGTCTGCTCCTGACGAACCGCCTGCCATTTTGGCGTCAACAGGTAGCCTCCAATGCAGGCCACAACCATCAGTACCGCCGCAGCGGTCAGCCGCTTCACGGGCATTGGGCGTAACAGCGGCTCGCACTGGCTCATTATTCACCTTCCTCCGTATGCTGACGTCTTCTCACTCGCCAGACCACTACACCTACCAGCAACAACAACAGGCACGGCAACGCCCACAGCAGCAGCGTTTGCTCATTCAGCGGCGGATTATAACGAACGAAGTCACCGTAACGCTCGGTCATCCAGGTGGTTATCTCAGCTTCACTTTTCCCTTCCGCCACCATGCTATAAACCTGATGGCGCATACTGACCGCTACCGGCGCATTGGATTCCAGCAAATTTTGGTTTTGG
This window of the Citrobacter freundii ATCC 8090 = MTCC 1658 = NBRC 12681 genome carries:
- the gltP gene encoding glutamate/aspartate:proton symporter GltP encodes the protein MKNLKVSLAWQILIAMVLGILLGSYLHYHSDSREWLVVNLLSPAGDIFIHLIKMIVVPIVISTLVVGIAGVGDAKQLGRIGAKTILYFEVITTVAIILGITLANVFQPGSGIDMSQLATVDISKYQNTTAEVQSHAHGLMGTIVSLVPTNIVASMAKGDMLPIIFFSVLFGLGLSSLPATHREPLVTVFRSISETMFKVTHMVMRYAPVGVFALIAVTVANFGFASLWPLAKLVLLVHFAILFFALVVLGIVARICGLSIWILIRILKDELILAYSTASSESVLPRIIEKMEAYGAPASITSFVVPTGYSFNLDGSTLYQSIAAIFIAQLYGIDLSLWQEIVLVLTLMVTSKGIAGVPGVSFVVLLATLGSVGIPLEGLAFIAGVDRILDMARTALNVVGNALAVLVIAKWEHKFDRKKALAYEREMLGKFDKTANH
- the nrfG gene encoding heme lyase NrfEFG subunit NrfG; this translates as MSQCEPLLRPMPVKRLTAAAVLMVVACIGGYLLTPKWQAVRQEQTRLADPLHAFSDENIQEKQLLFLQSQIRANPRDGVKWAQLGEYYLWQNAYHNALLAYEQALRVGGENAEIYSAMATVLYYQAGQHMAPPTREMIDKALALDPAEVTALMLLASDAFMQADYAQAISVWQKVMDLNSPRVNRAQLVDSINMAKLLQNRQK
- the fdhF gene encoding formate dehydrogenase subunit alpha; its protein translation is MKKVVTVCPYCASGCKINLVVDNGKIVRAEAAQGKTNQGTLCLKGYYGWDFINDTQILTPRLKTPMIRRQRGGKLESVSWDEALDYVATRLSAIKAKYGPDAIQTTGSSRGTGNETNYVMQKFARAVIGTNNVDCCARVUHGPSVAGLHQSVGNGAMSNAINEIDNTDLVFIFGYNPADSHPIVANHVINAKRNGAKIIVCDPRKIETARIADMHIALKNGSNIALLNAMGHVIIEEKLYDQAFVASRTEGFEEYSKIVEGYTPESVEDITGVSAQDIRQAARMYATAKSAAILWGMGVTQFYQGVETVRSLTSLAMLTGNLGKPSVGVNPVRGQNNVQGACDMGALPDTYPGYQYVKFPENREKFAKAWGVESLPAHTGYRISELPHRAAHGEVRAAYIMGEDPLQTDAELSAVRKGFEDLELVIVQDIFMTKTAAAADVILPSTSWGEHEGVFSAADRGFQRFFKAVEPKWDLKTDWQIISEIATRMGYPMHYNNTQEIWDELRHLCPDFYGATYEKMGELGYIQWPCRDTSEADQGTSYLFKEKFDTPNGLAQFFTCDWVAPIDKLTPEYPMVLSTVREVGHYSCRSMTGNCAALAALADEPGYAQINTADAERLGIQDEELVWVNSRKGRVITRAAVSDRPNKGAIYMTYQWWIGACNELVTENLSPITKTPEYKYCAVNVERIADQRAAEQYVIDEYNKLKASLRESAMG
- the yjcO gene encoding Sel1 family TPR-like repeat protein YjcO, encoding MKQLIALMFFMTFFAHASDTEPGSQYLQAAEAGDRRAQYFLADTWFSSGDLSKAEYWAQKAADNGDADACALLAQIKITNPVSLDYPQAKTLAEKAAKAGSKAGELTLARILVNTQAGHTDYPKAITLLQNASEDLENDSAVDAQMLLGLIYANGVGIPADDEKATWYFKRSSAISRTGYSEYWAGMMFLNGEQGFIVKNKQKALHWLNLSCMEGFDTGCEEFEKLTNG